In one Echinicola marina genomic region, the following are encoded:
- a CDS encoding DUF2911 domain-containing protein: MTATFMAVAQQIQMPQASPSATISQKIGLTDVKVEYSRPSVKGRKIFGVLVPYGEVWRTGANSSTKISFNTDVIIEGKKLPEGTYALYSIPDKKEWTIILSDNLELWGSIGYTPENDVLRFKVPVEKSRKDVETMEISFNKLTDSGATLNLNWEKAAISFNIETEVEAVVMSQIQDLVIDQNSDNPGLLYQAASYYYSQDKDLETAHDWIERSVKDDPKYWTMHLKAKIEDKLGMKEEAIKSASLSAEMAREAKNMDYVGLNERLINSLK; encoded by the coding sequence ATGACTGCAACTTTTATGGCAGTTGCACAGCAAATCCAAATGCCTCAGGCAAGCCCGTCGGCCACCATCAGCCAGAAAATAGGCCTTACCGATGTAAAGGTGGAATATAGTCGACCAAGTGTAAAAGGAAGGAAAATCTTTGGCGTTCTGGTTCCTTATGGTGAGGTATGGAGAACTGGAGCTAATTCCAGCACCAAAATCTCCTTTAACACCGATGTGATCATTGAAGGGAAAAAACTCCCAGAAGGCACTTATGCACTTTACAGTATTCCTGACAAAAAAGAGTGGACCATTATCCTCTCGGACAATCTTGAATTATGGGGCTCAATAGGCTACACCCCTGAAAATGATGTTCTGAGATTTAAGGTACCTGTTGAAAAAAGCCGTAAAGATGTTGAAACCATGGAAATCAGTTTCAATAAACTAACAGACTCTGGGGCTACATTAAACTTGAACTGGGAAAAAGCAGCTATCAGCTTTAATATTGAAACAGAAGTAGAAGCAGTAGTGATGAGCCAAATTCAGGACTTGGTTATTGACCAAAATTCAGATAATCCAGGATTGCTTTACCAAGCAGCTTCGTACTATTATTCTCAAGACAAGGATCTCGAAACCGCCCATGATTGGATAGAAAGATCCGTTAAAGACGATCCTAAGTATTGGACCATGCACTTAAAGGCCAAAATAGAGGACAAACTGGGCATGAAAGAGGAAGCAATAAAAAGTGCAAGCCTTTCTGCTGAAATGGCCAGAGAAGCCAAAAACATGGATTATGTCGGCCTTAATGAGCGATTGATCAACTCACTAAAATAA
- a CDS encoding PIG-L family deacetylase produces MKLKIRLLFSFILISILGQATAGEITSQPSSYIYHLLLRLNETKRVLYIAAHPDDENTRLIAYLGNKEHVQVGYMSLTRGDGGQNLIGKELGVELGMIRTQELLKARKIDGGQQFFSRAIDFGYSKNPTETLNNWDKEKLLSDVVWVIRNYQPDIIINRFNTTPGTTHGHHTTSAILSTEAFRAAADPNAFPEQLDKVDVWQAKRVFWNAYSWGGPYEPSGEAVFHSFPVGDYNDLLGTTYAQIAADSRTMHKSQGFGSTASVGDSEDIIELVDGEEFENDPFEGVENRWETITKGKEIQLALDKAISDFDFVNLENNLSNLLKVKKLLTDLDGDAKWIREKKELINEIISDVLGLKVEFLADQEEAYIGESVNASFIFNNPSSIPVKVRKIDVLHDNHDLNATVMDNEVLREKMNLSFETGEKVSQPYWIEKEPESKLYNVTDQNQIGRAFNAPTVVGIVSFEVEGQSIQMNVPLRYKFNDPVDGETKQPFVLIPAVELSIEQDQVYAIAGKPAVFNIKVKFNDKLVPGRLELEGLAQSAYKIIEQGFKEDKDKSINEISYQISINGDAKIGKTSIAAQYITDEGLIYDQGIRRINYKHIPNLTYFPKAKFDLIKLDLKTTNQRIAYIPGAGDDVAQVLQNLGYSVSILESGNIDEARLSVFSTVIVGIRAFNVNEQLVSQFDQLMKYVENGGNLIIQYNTTASLMRDQLGPYPFDITRKRVAVEDSPVSVDFLAHPVMQGPNPISMEDFDGWVQERGLYFPDNWDGKYITPLTMNDPEENPSKGSLLLANYGKGTYCYTGISWFRLLPAGVPGAIKLFVNLIEQGDE; encoded by the coding sequence ATGAAGTTAAAAATCCGATTACTATTTTCTTTTATTTTGATTTCTATTTTAGGACAGGCTACTGCTGGAGAAATCACCTCTCAACCTTCCTCATATATTTACCATCTGTTATTAAGGTTAAATGAAACCAAGAGGGTTTTATATATAGCAGCCCATCCAGATGATGAGAATACTAGGTTAATAGCTTATTTAGGTAACAAAGAGCATGTGCAAGTAGGTTATATGTCGCTTACCAGAGGTGACGGAGGACAAAACCTGATTGGTAAAGAATTAGGTGTGGAATTGGGGATGATCAGAACGCAGGAGCTTTTGAAGGCAAGGAAGATAGATGGAGGACAACAATTTTTCTCAAGGGCGATTGATTTTGGATATAGTAAGAACCCAACGGAGACCCTTAATAATTGGGATAAGGAAAAATTACTTTCAGATGTTGTTTGGGTAATTCGAAATTATCAACCTGATATTATTATCAACAGATTCAATACCACACCGGGGACCACCCATGGTCATCATACCACTTCGGCCATCCTCTCCACGGAAGCTTTTAGAGCTGCGGCAGACCCTAATGCTTTTCCAGAACAACTGGATAAAGTAGATGTTTGGCAAGCAAAAAGGGTGTTTTGGAATGCCTACAGCTGGGGAGGCCCTTATGAACCCAGCGGGGAAGCTGTTTTTCATTCCTTTCCAGTGGGAGACTATAATGATCTTTTGGGAACGACCTATGCACAAATAGCAGCTGACAGCCGTACCATGCACAAATCTCAGGGTTTTGGCTCAACAGCTTCAGTTGGAGATTCTGAGGATATTATTGAATTAGTGGACGGTGAAGAGTTTGAAAATGATCCTTTTGAGGGAGTTGAAAATCGTTGGGAAACCATTACAAAAGGAAAAGAGATACAGTTGGCCTTAGACAAGGCTATTTCAGATTTTGATTTTGTTAATCTTGAAAACAACCTTTCCAATCTCCTTAAGGTAAAAAAGCTTTTGACGGATCTTGATGGAGATGCGAAGTGGATCAGGGAAAAAAAGGAGCTGATCAATGAAATTATTTCTGATGTCCTTGGACTTAAGGTGGAGTTTTTAGCAGATCAAGAAGAAGCGTATATTGGAGAATCGGTCAATGCAAGTTTTATTTTTAATAATCCTTCTTCTATTCCAGTAAAAGTGAGGAAGATTGATGTTCTTCATGACAATCACGATTTGAATGCCACAGTCATGGATAATGAGGTGTTGAGGGAGAAAATGAACTTGAGCTTTGAAACAGGGGAAAAAGTATCTCAACCTTACTGGATTGAAAAGGAACCTGAGAGCAAGTTATATAATGTAACGGATCAGAACCAAATAGGAAGGGCCTTCAACGCGCCTACTGTGGTAGGAATAGTTAGTTTTGAAGTTGAGGGCCAGAGCATACAGATGAATGTTCCTTTGCGCTATAAATTTAATGACCCGGTAGATGGTGAAACCAAGCAACCCTTTGTGTTGATACCTGCAGTAGAACTGAGTATAGAGCAGGATCAGGTTTATGCCATAGCAGGTAAGCCTGCTGTTTTTAATATTAAGGTTAAGTTTAATGACAAACTAGTTCCGGGACGTTTGGAGCTGGAAGGATTAGCTCAAAGTGCCTATAAGATAATAGAGCAAGGGTTTAAGGAAGATAAAGATAAAAGCATTAATGAGATTAGTTATCAAATCAGTATTAACGGTGATGCCAAAATAGGAAAAACAAGTATTGCGGCTCAGTATATTACAGATGAGGGACTAATATATGATCAAGGAATCAGGCGTATCAATTATAAACACATTCCAAACCTCACTTATTTCCCGAAAGCCAAGTTTGATTTGATAAAATTGGATTTGAAAACTACTAATCAAAGAATCGCCTATATCCCGGGGGCAGGAGATGATGTGGCGCAGGTATTACAGAATCTGGGCTATTCCGTATCAATTTTGGAAAGTGGCAACATAGATGAGGCAAGGCTTTCAGTTTTTTCAACTGTCATAGTAGGAATCAGGGCATTCAATGTCAATGAACAACTGGTGAGTCAGTTTGATCAATTAATGAAATACGTAGAAAATGGCGGGAATTTAATTATTCAGTACAATACTACAGCATCCTTGATGAGAGATCAATTGGGTCCATATCCATTTGACATCACCAGAAAAAGAGTGGCAGTAGAGGATTCGCCAGTTTCAGTGGATTTTTTAGCCCATCCGGTTATGCAAGGACCCAATCCAATAAGTATGGAAGACTTTGACGGTTGGGTACAGGAAAGAGGCTTATATTTTCCGGATAATTGGGACGGGAAGTACATCACGCCATTGACCATGAATGATCCAGAAGAAAACCCCAGTAAAGGGAGCCTATTATTGGCCAATTATGGAAAAGGTACTTATTGCTATACAGGGATTTCTTGGTTCAGGCTATTGCCAGCAGGTGTGCCAGGAGCGATTAAACTTTTCGTTAATCTAATAGAACAAGGTGATGAATGA
- a CDS encoding sodium:solute symporter family transporter — MSYLDWIVLFGTLFIIIGYGVYKTYGPKDMDSYLKGGNELGWWTIGLSIMATQASAITFLSTPGQAYQDGMRFVQFYFGLPIAMIILSVTFLPIYYKLKVYTAYEFLESRFDLKTRTLAAFLFLIQRGLAAGITIYGPAIILSTLLNWNLTFTNVFIGMVVIVYTVTGGTKAVSITQKQQMTVMMGGMILAGILVINMLPVSFNDAMHVAGKMGKLNIVNFEFDLGDRYNFWSGITGALFLFLSYFGTDQSQVQRYLNGRSLTESRKGLIMNGFLKVPMQFVILFIGVMVFVFYQFYEPPIFFNKVQTEKLAKSEYKEEFDQLEASYSQVFEDKNTALYAMIEAENRGNEAKVEELKTQIGESQEKQEAIRQDVKELILKNEPKAETRDTDYVFMRFVMDYLPSGVVGLLFAVIFSAAMSSTASELNALGSTSTVDIYKRSINRNGTERHYTLSSKLLTAVWGIFAILFATYATLFENLIQAVNLLGSLFYGTILGIFLVGFYMKWVRGNAVFIAALIAEAIILLIHWKNGGELLGITIDIGYLWYNAIGCLLVMALSAIIQLFNKKA; from the coding sequence ATGAGTTATCTTGATTGGATTGTTCTATTTGGTACATTATTTATCATCATTGGCTATGGTGTGTATAAGACCTATGGGCCAAAAGACATGGATAGTTACCTAAAGGGAGGAAATGAACTGGGCTGGTGGACCATAGGCTTGTCAATCATGGCCACTCAGGCATCAGCGATCACCTTTTTGAGTACTCCCGGGCAAGCCTATCAGGATGGGATGCGGTTTGTGCAGTTTTATTTTGGCTTGCCGATAGCCATGATTATCCTTTCTGTAACTTTTCTTCCCATTTATTATAAGCTAAAGGTTTACACTGCTTATGAGTTTTTGGAGTCAAGGTTCGATTTGAAAACCAGGACTCTGGCGGCATTTTTATTTTTGATCCAAAGAGGGCTGGCAGCTGGAATTACAATATATGGACCGGCCATTATTCTTTCCACCTTACTGAATTGGAATTTGACCTTTACCAATGTGTTTATTGGTATGGTGGTGATTGTCTATACGGTTACAGGGGGGACCAAAGCCGTTTCCATCACTCAGAAGCAGCAAATGACGGTCATGATGGGAGGGATGATCCTAGCAGGAATTTTGGTGATCAATATGCTTCCTGTTTCTTTTAATGATGCCATGCATGTGGCAGGGAAGATGGGTAAGTTAAATATCGTCAATTTTGAATTTGATTTGGGGGATAGGTATAATTTCTGGTCTGGGATCACAGGTGCGCTATTTTTGTTTTTGTCTTATTTTGGCACAGACCAGTCTCAAGTCCAAAGGTACCTCAACGGTAGGTCCTTGACAGAAAGCAGAAAGGGCTTGATTATGAATGGCTTCTTGAAGGTGCCCATGCAATTTGTCATCCTGTTCATTGGGGTTATGGTATTCGTTTTTTACCAATTTTATGAGCCTCCGATATTTTTTAACAAGGTGCAAACCGAAAAATTGGCCAAAAGTGAATATAAGGAAGAGTTTGATCAGCTTGAAGCATCATATAGTCAGGTGTTTGAGGATAAAAATACCGCGTTATATGCTATGATTGAGGCAGAAAATAGAGGGAATGAGGCTAAAGTTGAAGAATTGAAGACGCAGATAGGGGAAAGTCAGGAAAAGCAGGAAGCCATTAGGCAAGATGTAAAAGAACTGATCCTGAAAAATGAGCCTAAGGCAGAAACTAGGGATACGGATTATGTATTTATGCGGTTTGTAATGGACTATCTTCCATCAGGTGTTGTAGGACTTTTATTTGCAGTGATTTTTTCTGCAGCCATGTCCAGTACGGCGTCTGAACTCAATGCCTTGGGATCTACATCCACGGTGGACATCTATAAGCGTTCTATCAATAGAAATGGTACAGAAAGGCATTATACCCTTTCATCTAAATTGCTCACGGCAGTTTGGGGCATATTTGCCATACTCTTTGCTACCTACGCCACTTTATTTGAAAATCTCATTCAGGCAGTGAATCTTTTGGGCTCCCTGTTTTATGGAACCATCCTAGGGATATTTTTGGTGGGATTTTATATGAAATGGGTAAGAGGAAATGCTGTTTTTATTGCCGCGTTGATTGCGGAAGCAATTATACTTTTGATCCATTGGAAAAATGGAGGTGAGTTATTGGGCATTACTATTGACATAGGTTATTTATGGTACAATGCCATTGGTTGCTTGTTAGTAATGGCGCTGTCAGCCATTATCCAGCTGTTCAATAAAAAGGCATAA
- a CDS encoding DNA-3-methyladenine glycosylase, whose amino-acid sequence MEDIKILAKDFFLVRNVTEIAKDLLGKIIISELGGKATAARIVETEAYDGNVDKACHAFPNKLTPRTAVMFKEGGRSYVYLCYGMHHLLNVVTHAEGDAKAVLIRAVEPIYGEDIMHERRKVKRKHDLTNGPGKLTKALGISSENNDLRLYKKEYGLWLGHKEEDKSDVEIVTTQRVGIDYAEEDALLPWRYYIKNNPYISKK is encoded by the coding sequence ATGGAAGATATTAAAATTCTTGCTAAGGATTTCTTTTTAGTAAGGAATGTAACAGAAATTGCCAAGGACCTTTTAGGTAAAATCATTATTTCAGAATTAGGTGGAAAGGCCACTGCAGCTAGAATCGTAGAAACAGAGGCTTATGATGGAAATGTGGATAAAGCCTGTCATGCATTTCCAAATAAACTAACGCCAAGAACGGCCGTAATGTTCAAGGAAGGAGGAAGAAGTTATGTTTATTTATGTTATGGCATGCACCATTTGCTCAATGTCGTTACACATGCGGAAGGTGATGCCAAGGCGGTACTTATAAGAGCTGTTGAGCCTATTTATGGAGAGGATATCATGCATGAGAGAAGGAAGGTGAAGCGTAAACATGATCTTACCAATGGACCTGGAAAGCTGACCAAAGCATTGGGGATTTCCTCTGAAAATAATGATTTGAGATTATATAAAAAAGAATATGGTCTTTGGTTAGGGCATAAAGAGGAAGATAAATCGGATGTTGAAATTGTCACTACCCAAAGAGTAGGGATAGACTATGCCGAAGAAGATGCCTTATTACCGTGGCGGTATTATATTAAGAATAATCCATATATCAGTAAAAAATAG